A stretch of DNA from Plutella xylostella chromosome 16, ilPluXylo3.1, whole genome shotgun sequence:
TCATTCTTGTTTTACTTTAGCGTTTTggcattttatattttgttcttgtatttttttatttaaaatttgtacttAGGGACCTAATAAACACAAACTAAACTAACtcaataagaaaaaaaatatttacagaatATACTTTGAAATAAgacaaaaaactataatttatactatcttaattaagtacttttaatttacaaaGGAAAATATCCAGTTTTAAAGAATTATTTTCGaaaacaaataggtacatgtattagtgatgaaaattttaaaattataaaccaTAGGTGcaataagtgttttttttttcattttagcGCGCGCCGCGCGTTGCCGCGAGGGGGTGTGTTGCGAAATTAGTTTTTCCTTGGAAATCTTGGAATAAGGAATCCGAGcatagaaataattaataataataataattttttattgatgGTATTACTTAATTATCTCACTAACACGCTTTATTTTCTTGTATactacatacatttatgattTTGATATGTATTTTGTTAGGTACGTTTGTACTTTGAcagcaataaaatattcttgacttgttttttttttttttttttccaaaagtcgtagaagtaaagttgttcagaatgaagtagggcatgcaataccggaacaattttcaataccggtattgagttccggtattacaactcaataccgggatcccggtattaataccggtattagaattccttgttataaatggcatatactgtgtttaaaggtcgtaaacatcaaaataaaacaagaaaatgcaatcatattctgtattttgttgtagatttttacgagaattaagatttagagtttaaattttagaataaattatttttttacatccggtgccggtttacgcatggaaaaagtgcgctttcacagtatataggaacacaaggctaactaaatcttaatcgctttatttatagtctaaaaaagtccgattccggtattacttcaataccggtattaactttcaataccgggattgaaaaaagcgggaattttgtccgggatcccggtattacggataccggtattacggtattgcatgccctagaaTGAAGCGAAGCGGGACTGTATCATACGcttgaattataataatatgttgattatttgttttaactgCACTTTTATTAATTGCTAGACGATTAACAATGCACGCTACAGAGGCCCTGTACAATTTAAACTCAGCTCCCATGTCAGCTTCagctatacttacatataattgattaggtaggtaagtaagtatattaaatattaaaagtactttcaattaaaaataaatgttctcGTATCACGTACAAAACAATAGGATATTAGTACCATCGAAGTTCCACTTCGAAGATTagtacttagtatatttttaacaaagtggcatgtcttcacttttatgttttcgagtactatgttgaaatttcatgtcattgtccgtagaacgccccgcatacctcaacctcccctcactagatttgacagattctgattttcttctgGCTTGAGTGACAGCCTTAATATCATTTTTACACCGCACCCtactattttaacatattttaatgattatttttgGTTTACCAATAAAGAGTACTTATATGTAGTTGATAAGATAACGTAACACCATTGGATTGGTATGATTAAATTCAGCGCGAAGGTTATCCGCGATTGTCCACGTCAAGCCGTTCAGTGTATAGTTACGATACTTCAGGTAACACTTGTGTGGACAGGTGATGATGAAATCATAATCAGTTCCGAAAATTATTGTGTTAGctttgtgttttgtttactAAACCCAAATGTACCGGAGTTCGTTTAGCAGGAATGACTTTTATCAGCAACAAAATAGTGTTCAATGTCCTACTTCTGTGTGTACCAGCTCTGTTTCTGACCTACTATCTGAGGGCCACTCTATACTTGTACCCTGAAAGCCGAAAATATGACGCAGAACTTCTAACTACCACAGAGAAACAGCAACCAACCAACCCAGCCAACCAATCAACAACGCAAGACTCACAACTTAAATACATACTGCTGTGGACAGATCCCAAAACAGTGCCTTTCGAGTACTTGGGGGAGGGTCAGCAAGGGTTTATCGACAGGAAATGCCCGTTCACCAACTGCTTCGTGACAGGGGACCGGAACTACTTCCCGAACTACACGCAGTTTGACGTGGTCGCCTTCGCCGGACCACAACTCAACTACCAAGCCAACAGACCACTGCCCACCTTCAGGCGACCCGAGCAGATCTACGCGTTCGTAAGCCTGGAGTCATCGCACTACTACCCGCTGTGCGATGGCAAATACAACAATTACTTCAACATGACATGGACGTACAAGCTAGACTCAGACTTGAATTGGTACATAGTGGTTAGAGATActcaaaataacataattggTCCAAATGTGGCGATGCACTGGATGGAGCTGAAGGACATGACTTCGATCAGTGAGGAGTTGAAGACGAAGCTGCAGAGGAAGAGCAAGGCGGCGGCCTGGTTCGTCTCCAACTGCAACTCCAGAAGCAACAGAGGGGAGTATGTCAGGCAGCTACAATCTGAACTGGAGAAGTACAGTTTGAGTGTGGACGTGTACGGCCGCTGTGGCCCGCTGAAGTGCTCGACGCGTGAAGAGGAGAAGTGCAAGAAGATGGTCGATGATGATTATTACTTTTACTTGTCGTTCGAGAACTCCTTCGATGAGGACTACGTGACGGAGAAGCTGCTGACTGCTCTCAACTACAACGCGGTGCCGATCGTGTACGGAGCTGCCAACTACACAAGGTATCattcatttaaattcattGGTTTGTGTTACTGTGTTACTTAATGATATCTCTTACCCTGTATGGAGCTACTGCGCATCTCGTTTCCTACCTCATTCATGCCaacaacaataaattttcCCATTCAGGTTCCTGCCAAACGGCACATACCTGAACGCCATGGACCTAAAGCCAGCTGACATAGCAGCCGAAATGAACCGCCTCATCCACAACCTGACTGACTACTTCGACTACTTCCGATGGCACAACCACTACTCCGTCTCTAGCAGAGGTAGTCACGCTGACTCTGATCCTTACTGCGGTCTGTGCACGCTGCTCAATGATGAGAAGTTTGTGACAAGACGTCACACGATAGAAGATTTTACGCGCTGGTGGAACGGCCCAAGTCGGTGTCATAGTTAAAAGACTGTTTTTACTACCTGTTTGTCTCATGGATTAATTTTTCTGCGAACTTCGTTTTGCCTGAAAAGGTTTtaccgtgggaatttcgggttGAAAAGCCACCCGTTTTCCCGTAAGAGTAATAAATATGTCGGAAGCGGGGGTGGAGCAGGTGCACGCCCCTGGGGTGGCTGGGTGCGTAGTTTCCCTGGCTCTGGTAGTGGAAGCAAGTGACCGCAGGCTTCACTTTCAGAGCACGACTCAAGGCAACCATAAGCCGTGGGCCTTGCAGATTCTCGTCGTTAACGCACAGGTCCGCAGTCGACATCCAAGAACGTGCGTCGACATCGAATTTACTGGGATTGAAATCGGGTAACCTCAGCTCGGTCGACGACGAAGGTGTCTTTATAGCTCGAACAAGCGTCAGGAAATTCCGATTCTGTTGTTCTAGAAGCTTCTGCCATTTTTCGTCGTTCGTGTCGTGGTGTGAAGCACGTGGGGTGGCGTCTTCTGATCCCACATCTGATGTCGGAAGCGGGGGTGGAGCAGGTGCACGCCCCTGGGGTGGCTGGGTGCGTAGTTTCCCTGGCTCTGGTAGTGGAAGCAAGTGACCGCAGGCTTCACTTTCAGAGCACGACTCAAGGCAACCATAAGCCGTGGGCCTTGCAGATTCTCGTCGTTAACGCACAGGTCCGCAGTCGACATCCAAGAACGTGCGTCGACATCGAATTTACTGGGATTGAAATCGGGTAACCTCAGCTCGGTCGACGACGAAGGTGTCTTTATAGCTCGAACAAGCGTCAGGAAATTCCGATTCTGTTGTTCTAGAAGCTTCTGCCATTTTTCGTCGTTCGTGTCGTGGTGTGAAGCACGTGGGGTCTGCTCCACCCCCGCTTCCGACATCAGAAGTGGGATCAGAAGACGCCACCCCACGTGCTTCACACCACGACACGAACGACGAAAAATGGCAGAAGCTTCTAGAACAACAGAATCGGAATTTCCTGACGCTTGTTCGAGCTATAAAGACACCTTCGTCGTCGACCGAGCTGAGGTTACCCGATTTCAATCCCAGTAAATTCGATGTCGACGCACGTTCTTGGATGTCGACTGCGGACCTGTGCGTTAACGACGAGAATCTGCAAGGCCCACGGCTTATGGTTGCCTTGAGTCGTGCTCTGAAAGTGAAGCCTGCGGTCACTTGCTTCCACTACCAGAGCCAGGGAAACTACGCACCCAGCCACCCCAGGGGCGTGCACCTGCTCCACCCCCGCTTCCGACAAATATATGAAtctatacttacaaaatttcacgtttatattattattaattacatacTTAGAAGAGTTAGCCGTAATTGTGATAGTCCGTATCTATCCTTGTATTATAAGTGAAGTTATGTTAGTTTTGTGGGTCATTTGCCGGCGACGTTGAGACGAGTCGAGCATAGTggctaatataaaatatgtaagaaGAAAAATTAATGTCAgttaatcctaatcctaatcctaatcctaatcctaactaatattataaatgcgaaagtaactgtgtctgtctgtctgtctgtctgtctgttactctttcacgccaaaactactgaacggatttgaatgaaatttggtatacatatggtctagaccctgagaaagaacataggctactttttatcccggaattcccacgggaaaacttttttaggcgaagcgaagctcgcgggaacagctagttgtaaataaataaacgtgaCCCCTATCAGAGTGACAATGCTATCTTAGAGGGCAGGTTTATTTGTCCCAAACTACCTATACTCAATGGTTCGTACATAGGTAACATAATTACGTACTTTCTTTATTAGCATTTTCCGTATggaaaataagtaagtatgtagaagaatgtaagtatttacattcttctacatacttacttatttaggtacctatattaagCACCTActtgattttttttagaaGGACTTGGCTTTGAAGGATGCCGTGAGCAAATACAAAATGacctaaaattttaaaaattgttttgATTTTGAGTATTGTACCTCATTGCCGTCTCTACGTATGTACCTAAATACTAGTACAAGTATATggaatataaatatgtttgtgtaaaatgtattaaattataataaaagaataatgtttcaatttgaaaatattttctatatttattCCTAGATACCtatccaaaaaatattttccttataatgtaagtaaactTGTACTTGGGTActtataacataatttaaatttaaaatgatacAAAAATCCACTCATAGCAGAAATAAGACgaagttataaaatattatgtttatattagtcatcgaaaaaataattgcCCTAAAGTATACAAACTTTTGTTTGTCTTTTGTGTCAGAATCTGCAATCTACCTAGTTACCTAAAACGTGTAATGTATTGTACATCACACGGTAGATTACGAAGTAGGTAAACGCTCTCAGTTGcagttaggtatattaaattatatatgcATTTTCTTTAATAGGTACAGTATAAATAATGGGGactgtataattatattccgTTCAGTGTTAATGGGACTTCAGGTAAACTCACTTGTGTGGACAGGTGGTGATGTCGAAATGATTATCAGTTCCGTATTGAGTCAGTCTGctttgtgttttgtttactAAACCCAAATGTGCCGGAGTTTAGTAGGAATGACTTTTATCAGCAACAAAATAGTGTTCAATGTCTTACTTCTGTGTGTAACAGTAACAGCTCTGTTTGTGACATACTATCTGAGGGCCAATCTATGCTTGTACCCTGAAAGCCGAAGATACCAAGCACAATTTCTAACCACCGCAGAGAATCACCAACTAAACAATCTATCCAACAAACGGACAACACAAGACTCGCGACTAAAATACATACTACTGTGGACAGATGCCGAAACTCCGCCTTTCGAGTACTTGAGGCGACCCCCGAGGGGTCAGCAAGGATTTATCAACAGGAAATGTCCGTTTACCAACTGCTTCGTGACAGGAGACCGGAAATATCTTTCTGACTACACGCAGTTTGACGTGGTCGTCTTTACCGGACCACAACTCAACTACCACGCCAACCAACCACTTCCAACCCACAGGAGACCCGAGCAGATCTACGCGTTCCTGAGCCTGGAGTCATCGCAGTACTACCCGCTGTGCCATAGCAAATACAACAATTACTTCAACATGAGCTGGACGTACAAGCTAGACTCAGACTTGAAAGGGTACATAGTGGTCAGGGATAcccaaaataacataattggTCCAAATGTGGCGATGCACTGGATGGAGCTGAAGTACATGACTCCAATCAGTGAAGAGTTGAAGACGAAGCTGCAGAAGAAGAGCAAGGCGGCGGCCTGGTTCGTGTCCAACTGCAACTCCAGAAGTAACAGAGAGGAGTATGTGAGGCAGCTACAATCTGAACTGGAGAAGTACAGTTTGAGTGTGGACGTGTACGGCCGCTGTGGCCCGCTGAAGTGCTCGACGCGTAAAGCAGAGAAGTGCAAGAAGATGGTCGATGAAGATTACTACTTCTACTTGTCGTTCGAGAACTCTTTCGATGAGGACTACGTGACGGAGAAGCTGCTGACTGCTCTCAACTACAACGCAGTGCCGATCGTGTACGGAGCTGCCAACTACACAAGGTACGTGGTATAGTCTATTCCATTCGGGAAGGCACCTTGCCAAAAGAAGGTGAACGCTCTATGGGTCAGACTAAACGTGCGGTTTTAAACGGTGCGGGGTGGCGCGAGCCCGCGCGAGCCGAACTGTCCGTGAAGATCTGGCTCGCCTTAACGGCGAGGCGAGGCGACTCATTGGTCACAACATCACGATCTGCTGAGCCGAGCCGCGCCTGGCGCGGCACAGCGCGTTACCCCGCTACCAGACACCACTCGAGCCCACGCGACCAAGCTGTCCATACATTCTTCGTCCACCTTAACCCGATGGCGAGCCTGCTCGTTGTCGTCAGATACTACGAGAAGCGTTGAGCTTGGCTCGGCTTGTGATTGAGCGCCTCGCGCGCTGTGTAAACGGCCAATGCAGCAACCGCTCATCTCATTTCCTACCTGATTCATGCCAAATAATAtctgtattgtatttttaatgagGATCTTCAATTATTGTCTTATCCCTTTCAGGTTCCT
This window harbors:
- the LOC105386192 gene encoding alpha-(1,3)-fucosyltransferase C-like yields the protein MCRSLVGMTFISNKIVFNVLLLCVTVTALFVTYYLRANLCLYPESRRYQAQFLTTAENHQLNNLSNKRTTQDSRLKYILLWTDAETPPFEYLRRPPRGQQGFINRKCPFTNCFVTGDRKYLSDYTQFDVVVFTGPQLNYHANQPLPTHRRPEQIYAFLSLESSQYYPLCHSKYNNYFNMSWTYKLDSDLKGYIVVRDTQNNIIGPNVAMHWMELKYMTPISEELKTKLQKKSKAAAWFVSNCNSRSNREEYVRQLQSELEKYSLSVDVYGRCGPLKCSTRKAEKCKKMVDEDYYFYLSFENSFDEDYVTEKLLTALNYNAVPIVYGAANYTRFLPNGTYLNAMDLKPADIAAEMNRLIHNLTDYFDYFRWHNHYSYSNRGSHADSDPYCGLCTLLNDEQFVTRRHTIEDFTHWWNGPSRCHR
- the LOC105386194 gene encoding alpha-(1,3)-fucosyltransferase C codes for the protein MTFISNKIVFNVLLLCVPALFLTYYLRATLYLYPESRKYDAELLTTTEKQQPTNPANQSTTQDSQLKYILLWTDPKTVPFEYLGEGQQGFIDRKCPFTNCFVTGDRNYFPNYTQFDVVAFAGPQLNYQANRPLPTFRRPEQIYAFVSLESSHYYPLCDGKYNNYFNMTWTYKLDSDLNWYIVVRDTQNNIIGPNVAMHWMELKDMTSISEELKTKLQRKSKAAAWFVSNCNSRSNRGEYVRQLQSELEKYSLSVDVYGRCGPLKCSTREEEKCKKMVDDDYYFYLSFENSFDEDYVTEKLLTALNYNAVPIVYGAANYTRFLPNGTYLNAMDLKPADIAAEMNRLIHNLTDYFDYFRWHNHYSVSSRGSHADSDPYCGLCTLLNDEKFVTRRHTIEDFTRWWNGPSRCHS